AGATCGCGGCAACGGCTGAGTTTCGCGGGTGGAACTTCATCATTCCGGCGGTCGCCGAAAAGACGGAGCGCTGCGGCGGCAACGTCTGGCTGCTTCCTAAGATATGGGACGCCTCGCTGCTTTACGCGGCGGCGGATATGCTGGTGCTGCGCGGCGGCGGCTCGACCCTGACGGAGGCGGGAGTGCTTGGGATTCCGGCGCTCATCATACCGTGGAAGGGAGCGACCGATAACCACCAGTACCACAACGCGCTCTCATTTGTCAGCGAAAACGCCGGCCTTATATGGACCGGCGACGAGGGAACGGATATCCTCGTCTCGTCCCTGCTGCGTCTGAGGACGATGGGCGGAAAAGGCAGAGGCCGCGGCCTCTACGGACAGGGGAACATAATCTGCGAGAACCTGTGGAGCGCAGTATGGAGCCGTTGACGGCCCATTATTTTCTACCTTTTGAAGGGAGCGTATGATCACGTTGGACAACAGGGACATCAACCTAAAAAATAAAAGCATCCACCTCATGGGGATAGGAGGGGCCGGCATGAGCGGCCTGGCCATCCTTTTGGATCAGATAGGCGCTAAGGTCTCGGGATGCGACACGATAAAGACCGCCTATATGAAACATCTTGAAGAACGTAACATTCCTATTATTATAGGACATGAAGCGAAGCACATCGATGAGTTCATGCCGAACATCCTCGTCTACTCAAGCGCGCTGCCGAACGACCACCCGGAGATCCTCAAGGCGTGGCAGCAGGGAATACAGGTTTCGCGCCGCGCCGAGGTGCTGAGCCAGATATTCAACGTCCGCCGCGGAGTCGGGGTGGCCGGTACACATGGCAAGACCACCACCTCCTCGATGATATCGCTCGTTGCGGAAAAGGCCGGGCTTGACCCGACCGTGGCGATCGGCGGCGAACTGCTCCAGATCGGCACCAACGCGAAGCTCGGCACAAGCGACTATATGGTGGCAGAACTCGACGAGAGCGACCGTTCGTTCGTCTATTTTCATCCCGAGATCGCCATTGTCACAAACGTTGACTGGGACCACCGTGATCATTACATGACGTTCAAAGCCGTAACCGACGCCTTTGCCGAATTTCTCACGCATGCCAAGAGCGAAGGCAGGGTAATCATCTGCATGGAGGACGGCGGCGTGCGCAAACTCTGTGAAGAGTACAATGTCTCTCCCTCCGTCGTCACCTACGGCTGGGGGCGCGGCTGGAACTGGGGCGCGGCGGAGGTAAAGCATTTCGTCGGGGGCGGGGTCTCCTACACCCTCTTCCACGACGGTGAAGAGCTCGGAGCGGTGGAACTCTCAGTCTCCGGGGAGCACAACGTGCTGAACTCGCTCGCGGCGTATGCCGCCTGCCACGAGATGGGCATCGCGCATGACGACATCGTAAAGGGGCTGAAAATATTCAGCGGCGCGAAACGCAGGCTGCAAAAGAC
The window above is part of the Cloacibacillus evryensis DSM 19522 genome. Proteins encoded here:
- the murC gene encoding UDP-N-acetylmuramate--L-alanine ligase; translation: MITLDNRDINLKNKSIHLMGIGGAGMSGLAILLDQIGAKVSGCDTIKTAYMKHLEERNIPIIIGHEAKHIDEFMPNILVYSSALPNDHPEILKAWQQGIQVSRRAEVLSQIFNVRRGVGVAGTHGKTTTSSMISLVAEKAGLDPTVAIGGELLQIGTNAKLGTSDYMVAELDESDRSFVYFHPEIAIVTNVDWDHRDHYMTFKAVTDAFAEFLTHAKSEGRVIICMEDGGVRKLCEEYNVSPSVVTYGWGRGWNWGAAEVKHFVGGGVSYTLFHDGEELGAVELSVSGEHNVLNSLAAYAACHEMGIAHDDIVKGLKIFSGAKRRLQKTGEVGDILIYDDYGHHPNEISATLNTVRNIFPERRIVAIFQPHRFSRTAALYKEFADALSLADRAFILPIYGSDEMPMEGVSSKLIFDAASDDMRSHYELSGNFDDLITSVCKAARSGDVILTVGAGSVGTLGKKIVEKLTEMQA